In Daucus carota subsp. sativus chromosome 4, DH1 v3.0, whole genome shotgun sequence, one DNA window encodes the following:
- the LOC108218953 gene encoding eukaryotic translation initiation factor 5B isoform X2, translating to MSQTKPIEGAESKKMDGEVVDDDGSVVTSSMFTTLGLEFLEDYDGDVENLGVRDQDGYIASSDDENRGTSASGSKDTGDDVVVNLKGNKRRKKGGKIVREEDDLDKILAELGVASPSASADNNVLIDQTEANVAAGNGVVSEIEEGNSEMSAAAKKKRKKKERKKEKKAAAAAAAASSAEEKHEEIINQVAGEEKKVSKHVKNMQKRLAKIKAEAERKNREEEERLKKEEQERLEQEKLVREAEERKRLKKEKRLRKKQEGKILTGKQKEEARRLEAMRNQFLASAGGLPLTSTALKRPEYQTKKSNPHSQENGCTSSNTNEITEANKKQEAMPCLDSLETEEVEEMNLMDVKGEPDVVEEDVTEEDDDEEWDAKGLDDYDLDILGKYIEFDDEQTELEPKSVLNNGIKSSPTVTCYTKPSMFTEKVSSTALVEFQDNIKSLLIGDVAADSKQRAIAEKKVSQKADSENLRSPICCIMGHVDAGKTKLLDCIRGTNVQENEAGGITQQIGATYFPAEILKDKTRELKPDAALKVPGLLIIDTPGHESFINLRSRGSGLCDIAILVVDIMDGLKPQTVESLKLLKMRKTPFIVALNKVDRLYGWKTCQNAPFVKAKNQQCKDVQNEFNKRLTEIIGNFKEQGWNSDLYYKIKNKDMGETISIVPTSAISGEGIPDMLLLLVKWCQKTMVDKLTYSEKLQCTVLEVKASEGDGTTIDVVLVNGVLHEGDQIVVCGMQGTYLHHKEIKAAQFIKIAAQDLKHAIAGTNIFVVGPDDDLEVIKKLTMGDKKTVMDRTDKTGKGICVQAPTLGSLEALLDFLKTPEVNIPVGGIGIGPVHKKDVMKARVMLEKKKKEYATILAFDVKVSPDAWELADKYGVRIFIADTIYSLIHQFKAYLNTHKEEKKKEVADETVFPCVLKIIPGRVFNKKDPIILGVDVLEGIAKVGTPICISQKEFIDIGRITHIRNNEQPVDLAKKGSAVSIKITGSNSLEKQMMFGRQFNTEDLLVSHLSGRSIDILKELYWDELSDNLRKLVVNLKKLFKIQ from the exons ATGTCTCAAACGAAGCCTATTGAGGGGGCTGAGTCGAAAAAGATGGATGGTGAAGTTGTTGATGATGATGGTTCTGTTGTGACTAGTTCTATGTTTACTACTTTGGGTTTGGAGTTTCTTGAGGATTATGATGGTGATGTCGAGAATTTAGGTGTCCGAGATCAGGATGGCTACATTGCCTCTAGTGATGATGAAAATCGCGGTACAAGTGCTAGCGGAAGTAAAGATACCGGTGATGATGTAGTGGTAAATTTGAAAGGCAATAAGAGGAGAAAGAAAGGCGGAAAGATTGTACGGGAAGAAGATGACCTTGATAAGATTCTAGCAGAACTCGGTGTAGCCTCACCTTCAGCAAGCGCGGATAATAATGTTCTGATTGATCAAACTGAAGCGAATGTGGCTGCAGGTAATGGAGTGGTGAGTGAAATTGAAGAAGGCAATTCAGAGATGTCTGCTGCtgcaaaaaagaagagaaagaaaaaagaaaggaaaaaagagaagaaggctgctgctgctgctgctgccgcCTCTTCTGCAGAAGAGAAACACGAAGAGATAATAAATCAAGTAGCAGGagaggagaagaaagtctcgaAACATGTCAAGAATATGCAAAAGAGACTTGCAAAGATAAAGGCTGAGGCGGAGAGAAAAAACAGGGAAGAAGAGGAGAGGTTAAAGAAGGAAGAACAAGAGAGGCTAGAGCAAGAAAAACTGGTGAGAGAAGCagaagagagaaagagattAAAAAAGGAGAAACGTTTGAGGAAGAAGCAAGAAGGTAAAATTTTAACAGGCAAACAGAAAGAAGAAGCCCGTCGGCTGGAGGCAATGAGGAACCAGTTTCTTGCCAGTGCTGGAGGTCTACCCCTCACTAGTACTGCACTAAAACGGCCCGAGTATCAGACAAAGAAGTCAAATCCACATTCGCAAGAAAATGGGTGTACCTCGTCTAACACTAATGAAATCACAGAAGCAAATAAAAAGCAGGAAGCGATGCCCTGTTTGGATTCTCTTGAAACTGAGGAGGTTGAAGAAATGAACCTAATGGATGTGAAGGGGGAACCTGATGTGGTGGAAGAGGATGTAACggaggaagatgatgatgaagaatggGATGCAAAGGGTTTGGATGACTATGATCTTGATATTCTTGGTAAGTACATTGAATTTGATGATGAACAAACTGAGTTGGAGCCCAAATCGGTCTTAAATAATGGTATAAAAAGTTCACCTACTGTCACTTGCTATACCAAACCATCAATGTTTACAGAGAAGGTGTCCTCAACTGCACTAGTGGAATTCCAGGATAATATTAAAAGCCTGCTAATAGGCGATGTTGCAGCCGACTCTAAACAGAGAGCTATAGCAGAGAAAAAAGTTTCTCAAAAAGCAGATAGTGAAAATCTCAGGTCCCCAATCTGCTGTATTATGGGTCATGTCGATGCTGGAAAGACCAAGCTGCTTGATTGTATCCGTGGAACTAATGTTCAGGAAAATGAAGCCGGAGGAATTACTCAACAAATTGGTGCAACATATTTTCCGGCAGAAATCTTGAAGGATAAGACCAGGGAATTGAAACCTGATGCAGCACTTAAAGTTCCAGGCTTATTGATTATTGATACCCCTGGTCATGAATCGTTCATAAATTTGCGCTCTCGGGGATCTGGGTTATGTGATATTGCAATTTTAGTTGTGGACATAATGGATGGATTAAAACCACAAACTGTGGAATCACTCAAACTGTTGAAAATGAGGAAGACACCGTTCATTGTTGCTTTGAACAAG GTGGATAGATTGTATGGATGGAAAACTTGTCAAAACGCACCATTTGTGAAGGCAAAGAATCAACAGTGTAAAGATGTCCAGAATGAATTTAATAAGAGGCTTACTGAG ATTATTGGAAATTTCAAGGAACAAGGATGGAATAGTGACCTGTACtataaaattaagaacaaaGATATGGGAGAGACTATCAGTATTGTACCTACAAGTGCAATCAG TGGTGAAGGCATCCCGGATATGCTACTGTTATTAGTGAAATGGTGTCAGAAGACTATGGTTGATAAACTTACGTACAGCGAAAAATTGCAG TGTACAGTTTTAGAGGTTAAAGCCAGCGAAGGTGATGGGACTACAATTGATGTGGTGTTGGTTAATGGCGTGCTTCATGAAGGTGATCAGATAGTTGTCTGTGGTATGCAG GGTACCTATCTTCACCATAAAGAAATTAAGGCTGCCCAGTTTATCAAGATTGCTGCACAG GATCTTAAGCACGCAATAGCAGGCACCAATATATTCGTGGTCGGGCCTGATGATGATTTGGAAGTAATCAAAAAGTTGACTATGGGAGATAAGAAGACAGTCATGGACAGAACTGATAAAACTGGTAAAGGGATTTGTGTTCAAGCGCCTACTCTCGGTTCCTTGGAAGCATTGCTTGATTTTTTGAAAACCCCAGAAGTAAATATACCTGTGGGTGGTATAGGCATAGGCCCTGTCCACAAGAAGGATGTCATGAAGGCCAGAGTAATgcttgagaagaagaagaaagagtaCGCAACCATCTTGGCTTTTGATGTCAAAGTATCACCAGACGCTTGGGAACTCGCAGATAAGTATGGTGTAAGAATATTCATTGCTGATACCATATACTCCTTGATCCATCAGTTCAAGGCCTACCTTAATACCCATAAGGAGGAAAAGAAGAAGGAAGTTGCTGATGAAACAGTATTTCCATGTGTGCTTAAGATTATACCGGGCCGTGTGTTTAACAAGAAGGATCCAATTATTTTAGGTGTTGATGTTCTTGAGGGAATCGCCAAG GTTGGAACTCCAATATGTATTTCCCAGAAGGAATTTATTGATATCGGTCGGATAACTCACATTAGAAATAACGAGCAGCCAGTTGATCTTGCTAAGAAGGGCAGTGCGGTGTCCATTAAG ATAACTGGAAGCAATTCGCTTGAGAAGCAAATGATGTTCGGCAGACAATTCAATACTGAAGATCTGCTTGTCAGCCACTTGTCTGGGAGGTCGATTGACATACTGAAGGAACTTTATTGG GATGAGCTGTCTGATAATTTGCGGAAGTTGGTCGTCAATCTGAAAAAGCTGTTTAAAATCCAGTGA
- the LOC108218953 gene encoding eukaryotic translation initiation factor 5B isoform X1: MSQTKPIEGAESKKMDGEVVDDDGSVVTSSMFTTLGLEFLEDYDGDVENLGVRDQDGYIASSDDENRGTSASGSKDTGDDVVVNLKGNKRRKKGGKIVREEDDLDKILAELGVASPSASADNNVLIDQTEANVAAGNGVVSEIEEGNSEMSAAAKKKRKKKERKKEKKAAAAAAAASSAEEKHEEIINQVAGEEKKVSKHVKNMQKRLAKIKAEAERKNREEEERLKKEEQERLEQEKLVREAEERKRLKKEKRLRKKQEGKILTGKQKEEARRLEAMRNQFLASAGGLPLTSTALKRPEYQTKKSNPHSQENGCTSSNTNEITEANKKQEAMPCLDSLETEEVEEMNLMDVKGEPDVVEEDVTEEDDDEEWDAKGLDDYDLDILGKYIEFDDEQTELEPKSVLNNGIKSSPTVTCYTKPSMFTEKVSSTALVEFQDNIKSLLIGDVAADSKQRAIAEKKVSQKADSENLRSPICCIMGHVDAGKTKLLDCIRGTNVQENEAGGITQQIGATYFPAEILKDKTRELKPDAALKVPGLLIIDTPGHESFINLRSRGSGLCDIAILVVDIMDGLKPQTVESLKLLKMRKTPFIVALNKVDRLYGWKTCQNAPFVKAKNQQCKDVQNEFNKRLTEIIGNFKEQGWNSDLYYKIKNKDMGETISIVPTSAISGEGIPDMLLLLVKWCQKTMVDKLTYSEKLQCTVLEVKASEGDGTTIDVVLVNGVLHEGDQIVVCGMQGPIVTTIRALSTPHPMKELRVKGTYLHHKEIKAAQFIKIAAQDLKHAIAGTNIFVVGPDDDLEVIKKLTMGDKKTVMDRTDKTGKGICVQAPTLGSLEALLDFLKTPEVNIPVGGIGIGPVHKKDVMKARVMLEKKKKEYATILAFDVKVSPDAWELADKYGVRIFIADTIYSLIHQFKAYLNTHKEEKKKEVADETVFPCVLKIIPGRVFNKKDPIILGVDVLEGIAKVGTPICISQKEFIDIGRITHIRNNEQPVDLAKKGSAVSIKITGSNSLEKQMMFGRQFNTEDLLVSHLSGRSIDILKELYWDELSDNLRKLVVNLKKLFKIQ, encoded by the exons ATGTCTCAAACGAAGCCTATTGAGGGGGCTGAGTCGAAAAAGATGGATGGTGAAGTTGTTGATGATGATGGTTCTGTTGTGACTAGTTCTATGTTTACTACTTTGGGTTTGGAGTTTCTTGAGGATTATGATGGTGATGTCGAGAATTTAGGTGTCCGAGATCAGGATGGCTACATTGCCTCTAGTGATGATGAAAATCGCGGTACAAGTGCTAGCGGAAGTAAAGATACCGGTGATGATGTAGTGGTAAATTTGAAAGGCAATAAGAGGAGAAAGAAAGGCGGAAAGATTGTACGGGAAGAAGATGACCTTGATAAGATTCTAGCAGAACTCGGTGTAGCCTCACCTTCAGCAAGCGCGGATAATAATGTTCTGATTGATCAAACTGAAGCGAATGTGGCTGCAGGTAATGGAGTGGTGAGTGAAATTGAAGAAGGCAATTCAGAGATGTCTGCTGCtgcaaaaaagaagagaaagaaaaaagaaaggaaaaaagagaagaaggctgctgctgctgctgctgccgcCTCTTCTGCAGAAGAGAAACACGAAGAGATAATAAATCAAGTAGCAGGagaggagaagaaagtctcgaAACATGTCAAGAATATGCAAAAGAGACTTGCAAAGATAAAGGCTGAGGCGGAGAGAAAAAACAGGGAAGAAGAGGAGAGGTTAAAGAAGGAAGAACAAGAGAGGCTAGAGCAAGAAAAACTGGTGAGAGAAGCagaagagagaaagagattAAAAAAGGAGAAACGTTTGAGGAAGAAGCAAGAAGGTAAAATTTTAACAGGCAAACAGAAAGAAGAAGCCCGTCGGCTGGAGGCAATGAGGAACCAGTTTCTTGCCAGTGCTGGAGGTCTACCCCTCACTAGTACTGCACTAAAACGGCCCGAGTATCAGACAAAGAAGTCAAATCCACATTCGCAAGAAAATGGGTGTACCTCGTCTAACACTAATGAAATCACAGAAGCAAATAAAAAGCAGGAAGCGATGCCCTGTTTGGATTCTCTTGAAACTGAGGAGGTTGAAGAAATGAACCTAATGGATGTGAAGGGGGAACCTGATGTGGTGGAAGAGGATGTAACggaggaagatgatgatgaagaatggGATGCAAAGGGTTTGGATGACTATGATCTTGATATTCTTGGTAAGTACATTGAATTTGATGATGAACAAACTGAGTTGGAGCCCAAATCGGTCTTAAATAATGGTATAAAAAGTTCACCTACTGTCACTTGCTATACCAAACCATCAATGTTTACAGAGAAGGTGTCCTCAACTGCACTAGTGGAATTCCAGGATAATATTAAAAGCCTGCTAATAGGCGATGTTGCAGCCGACTCTAAACAGAGAGCTATAGCAGAGAAAAAAGTTTCTCAAAAAGCAGATAGTGAAAATCTCAGGTCCCCAATCTGCTGTATTATGGGTCATGTCGATGCTGGAAAGACCAAGCTGCTTGATTGTATCCGTGGAACTAATGTTCAGGAAAATGAAGCCGGAGGAATTACTCAACAAATTGGTGCAACATATTTTCCGGCAGAAATCTTGAAGGATAAGACCAGGGAATTGAAACCTGATGCAGCACTTAAAGTTCCAGGCTTATTGATTATTGATACCCCTGGTCATGAATCGTTCATAAATTTGCGCTCTCGGGGATCTGGGTTATGTGATATTGCAATTTTAGTTGTGGACATAATGGATGGATTAAAACCACAAACTGTGGAATCACTCAAACTGTTGAAAATGAGGAAGACACCGTTCATTGTTGCTTTGAACAAG GTGGATAGATTGTATGGATGGAAAACTTGTCAAAACGCACCATTTGTGAAGGCAAAGAATCAACAGTGTAAAGATGTCCAGAATGAATTTAATAAGAGGCTTACTGAG ATTATTGGAAATTTCAAGGAACAAGGATGGAATAGTGACCTGTACtataaaattaagaacaaaGATATGGGAGAGACTATCAGTATTGTACCTACAAGTGCAATCAG TGGTGAAGGCATCCCGGATATGCTACTGTTATTAGTGAAATGGTGTCAGAAGACTATGGTTGATAAACTTACGTACAGCGAAAAATTGCAG TGTACAGTTTTAGAGGTTAAAGCCAGCGAAGGTGATGGGACTACAATTGATGTGGTGTTGGTTAATGGCGTGCTTCATGAAGGTGATCAGATAGTTGTCTGTGGTATGCAG GGACCGATTGTGACGACAATACGAGCATTATCTACTCCCCATCCAATGAAGGAACTACGTGTTAAG GGTACCTATCTTCACCATAAAGAAATTAAGGCTGCCCAGTTTATCAAGATTGCTGCACAG GATCTTAAGCACGCAATAGCAGGCACCAATATATTCGTGGTCGGGCCTGATGATGATTTGGAAGTAATCAAAAAGTTGACTATGGGAGATAAGAAGACAGTCATGGACAGAACTGATAAAACTGGTAAAGGGATTTGTGTTCAAGCGCCTACTCTCGGTTCCTTGGAAGCATTGCTTGATTTTTTGAAAACCCCAGAAGTAAATATACCTGTGGGTGGTATAGGCATAGGCCCTGTCCACAAGAAGGATGTCATGAAGGCCAGAGTAATgcttgagaagaagaagaaagagtaCGCAACCATCTTGGCTTTTGATGTCAAAGTATCACCAGACGCTTGGGAACTCGCAGATAAGTATGGTGTAAGAATATTCATTGCTGATACCATATACTCCTTGATCCATCAGTTCAAGGCCTACCTTAATACCCATAAGGAGGAAAAGAAGAAGGAAGTTGCTGATGAAACAGTATTTCCATGTGTGCTTAAGATTATACCGGGCCGTGTGTTTAACAAGAAGGATCCAATTATTTTAGGTGTTGATGTTCTTGAGGGAATCGCCAAG GTTGGAACTCCAATATGTATTTCCCAGAAGGAATTTATTGATATCGGTCGGATAACTCACATTAGAAATAACGAGCAGCCAGTTGATCTTGCTAAGAAGGGCAGTGCGGTGTCCATTAAG ATAACTGGAAGCAATTCGCTTGAGAAGCAAATGATGTTCGGCAGACAATTCAATACTGAAGATCTGCTTGTCAGCCACTTGTCTGGGAGGTCGATTGACATACTGAAGGAACTTTATTGG GATGAGCTGTCTGATAATTTGCGGAAGTTGGTCGTCAATCTGAAAAAGCTGTTTAAAATCCAGTGA